CTGGAGGGTTCTGGTGGTCTCTGGGCGGGTATAGTTTCTATTCCTACGGCACCTCGGCCGGCATCTCCAACAGCAATGACCGTTCCCACGGCCTGTCGGTTCGCTGTTTAAAGAATAAAGAGTAGATGTCTTTGTTGCTATGCGTTAGGGATCGTCGCACTATGTGGCGAGACTTGCGTAGCGAGGCTCGATGAGCCGAAGGCGAGCAGAGCCCGCCCCCGTAGGGGGAACGCCCATAAGTTTTCTTATATTATGCGGTGCGATGTCTAGTTTGTTGAAAATTGTGCTGGGCCTCTCCCTTGTCTTGTTGGCGGGGTGCACGATGCGGCCACCGTCGTCGGGGGCGTTCATGTCGGCTTACCATAACCGCGACAGTATGGGCGGTTTTTTCTTCGATGCCTCGTTGACGGTGTATACGGCGTCTACGTCCGATTCGGCGATACAGGCGCCGGAAAACGAGCATAGCACCAGTGTGTGGGAAGAGATCGTTGAAACGGAATGGCCGTTCGATTTTGGCATGTCGCTCATTCGTTTCATAGATCATTTTGGATTTGGTTTTGGACTTCAGATATCTAATCCTTACATGACTCTTGGGACCGCCTTTGAGCATTTCGGCATCATGGGGTGGACGGACTGGAGGCTTATTGGTGTCTGTGATGGTAAGCCCGAATGGTTTCGGGGCGGCATAAGCGTAATGGAACAGATTTCGCCGACTCCCGCCTTGCTTGTTGGATTGTTCCAGTTTGCCTCCCGGAGCGAGGCTCTCTATACTGCAGGTGGTGGCGATCATTGGGTGCCTTATAAGGAAGATGACTCAAGCCCGATTAGTTGTTGGGATGACGATACGGACTGCTATTGGAAAAAAGAGAAGTCGGACTTTGGCGAACCCTATTATTACGGTTTTATCGAATATGGTGGCGGCACATATGTGACGTATAAGGTGAACAAATTTTTGGGGTTGGGACTAGAGCTCAGGTACAGCTACGATGTAACCTACAAGGCGAACCGCCTTGCGTTTACCTTCAATGCCTTTATGGGGTAAAATTTGCTATATTATACCCGGAAATTTTTAAAAAGGATAGATAATGTCTCTTAAGATTGTTTCTCGTAGTGTTTTAGCCGTGGTGCTTGCCGCGGGTATTGCTTCGGCCCAGCTCTTGAACTCCAAGAGCCTTGACGTAATCCGCGTCGAAAAGACGGGTATTTCTGCCGGTAAAATTGATAGCTTGGCACAGATGCTTGCTGCCCAGCAGTTCCATGGCAAGAAGGTGAACGAAGAAACCATGACCCAGGTCCGCTATGCGGTCATCGACAACCTCGTCGGCCAGGAACTCGTGAAGCTCGAATGCAAAAAGCAGGGCATCAAGGTCGCCCAGTCCAAGGTCGACAGCGTGACCAAGCTCTTTAAAAAGCAGTTCCCCAGCGAAGACGCCTTCCAGAAGGAACTGAAGAAGTCCAACACGACCATGGCGCAGTTCAAGTCCAAGATCGAGGACCAGCTCAAGAGCGAAGCCCTCCTTGAGAAGAAGGTCCCGTACCCGAAGGACCCGACAGAAAAGCAGAAGGAAGCTTTCTGGGAACTCAACAAGGGT
The window above is part of the Fibrobacter sp. UWP2 genome. Proteins encoded here:
- a CDS encoding peptidylprolyl isomerase, yielding MSLKIVSRSVLAVVLAAGIASAQLLNSKSLDVIRVEKTGISAGKIDSLAQMLAAQQFHGKKVNEETMTQVRYAVIDNLVGQELVKLECKKQGIKVAQSKVDSVTKLFKKQFPSEDAFQKELKKSNTTMAQFKSKIEDQLKSEALLEKKVPYPKDPTEKQKEAFWELNKGKAQINDTISGARIYMSTKGKSKQEIEDAKEVLKGLAAQVRTKKATFAQLAAVYSDDPEAKKTGGVMNKFLAKSKGDAFAKAVAKIKVGEITDVVVEKDGVSIFMLTEKNDGKYESYKHQIDYILRVQAEQDRQMQLKAYLDGLAKVYKVQYLDKKYTPPQAIGGAN